The genomic window CTCTTCTATCCACGTCTCGCAGGTCGCCCTCTTTCCATACGACCAATGCGCTTCTATCGGACCGAACCGCTCCGTCGTAACGTAGCAGAAATACTCATACACCGGTATGGGAAACAACCCCCCTCTCTCGATTTTGATCAACTTCTTTACTGCCACAAATCGTCTTGCACGATTCCACTCACCGCACCGATACGTAAAATCTGCCTGCTCCCACCCTGCATGCCCTTCCACTGCCTCCCACTTCTGCCCTTCGAGCAACCCCACCAGATTCTTCAGCTTCACCTTGATAAGGTATCCCGCGGATACCGACTCCAGGTAATCCAGCAACTCTCCCGAGAAAAAACCACTGTCTCCCCGAAAGATCACCCGTACCCGCTTCTTCGTATACGCCATACACTCCCTCATAAACTCTACAATCCCATTGCCCATGTATGCGCTCCCGCAGCGAAACCAACTATGCAATATCTCTTTCGTCTCTGCCACAAATGCTATCATGGGATGATACGCCTTCTGTCCCTTCTTTTTGGGGTTATATCCCACTTCCGCACCCTGCTGATCCCCATAGACTCCGTCCACCGTTGAATCAACGTCTATCCACATATCGCTCAGCGCACTTCTTAATGTATGCCCTGAACGCACCGCCCGTTTCCACACCTGTCCCCGGAATCGATGGATTATCCCCGTCAGTTCCACAATATCCCCCGGACTTACCAGCTTCATAATACGCCCTATCGTGCTATCGACGGGAATCTCTTTCCATCCCGGTATCTTCTTCAGTACCTCATCCGACCACACCTTCACTACCTGCACCATCGAGGTCGCTCCCGCTATCAACCCCACGACGACCATTTGCACACCATCAACCATCTGATACCGTGCATTTGCCCCCCGCTCCTTACGTACTGTCTCTTGCACTCTCTGTCTGAATAACAACTTCCCCATGAAAGTCAGTACCGGTAAGAGTCCTGCATGCACGGTTAATCCCTTCCCACTCATCTCCGTCTTGATTTTCGGTTGTCTTCTCTCCTCGTTTTGTGCTATAGTCTTCATGGAATTGGTGAACCTCCTTTTCGGTGTTTTTGTTCTTAAAATACCTTGAAACCCCTGGAGATTCTATCATTTCTGACCTAACCCTGCAACAAGGCTTTGCCTTGTTTGCAGGATTTAGGTAATATTTTAAGTAGTGGAATGCAGCACGGGAAGATTGGGCAACCCATCGCATCGGCCAAGCCCATGGTGTGCAGGTTTTCAAGCTCATCGCCAGAGTCACCCTGGAAGAAAAGATCGACGCCATGATCACCACCAAGGCCATCCTCATGAATTCCGTCGTGGAGTCAGACGATGCCGTGTTCAAGACGTTTTCGAGGAAAGAGTTGATAGAGTTGTTGACGTTTTGAGATTCCGAAATATCTGTAAAAAGCAGGAAATAAAGTGATATCTAGAATTATTTCTATTTTACCTAATTGGTTGTTCTTTTCCAAAAATTAGGTAAAAACTAAAATAGCAGTATATCAAACTTATAGAAATGTACCTCAGTGAAAAAGACATTCAACGGCTGAAAAGTTTCCGACCAGGAATACGGACAAACAAAGTACTCTATTACCTTTTAGAAACTAAGGTTCTTGGTTATTGGTCTTTCCTCGAACCAAAGCACAAAGGTATCGAACTTGCTGACATCCTTGTTTGGTGGGAGGATGTTGTTCTGCTGCTTGAGGCAAAAACCAGAGAAAAGCCCGAAAAGGCAAGTGAGGCTTGGATCAGAACGCAATTAAATGAGGCAGTTGTCCAAGTAAATGAAAAGGCAAAAATGCTTAGGAATGGGGGAGTTGCAGAGTTACGCAACAAGTGGCGCGGAGTAGTGAAATGGGACCCTGGCGTTGTTAAGCATTATTACAGTATTATTGTGTTGAATTGCTTCTCTGATTCCTGCGACCCGCGCGAAATTGCCACCGAAGCGTTCAAAGCATCGGACATACCGATACAAGTGTTTTCTCTATTTGATTTGGCGGAGCTTCTCAGGTTTATCAACACGATCTGGGATTTCATTATCTACTATGAGCTTCGGGAGATGTACAGTCGTCGGTATAAGGTTTCTCTCCATGAGGAATTCCAAACCTATCAAGGCATTCTAAGCTGTTGGGAAGAACTTTCACCTAAAGATGCACAGCAAGAACAAGATTTTCAGGTAGCGATATCGAATGCAATTCTCAGGTCGAAACTTGCTGACGAAAAGGGATATTCTTTGCTTGCTGCCAGCTATCTTCTTGATCTGGCTATAGGTTCTCTTGAAAGGCGAGCTGACTCTGATAAAACAGGAAAGATAGTTGGTAGTCCAAAGCACGAGCAATTTGTAAGTTCTATTGGTGCTATCGCAGAGTTGAGCCGCCATCGAAGAAGTGGTTATGGGAAGAAATGGGTTGAGGCAGCAAAACAATCGGCGGAAAACGGTAAGAGCTGTTACAAATTCTGCTACAGTCCAAGTAGAAGACGAAGTTATATTTTATGTTCATTTGAAACCAAAGAATATTCACGAGATATTATTATGATTAAGCTAACACAGGAGCATATGAAAGAATATAAAACTACAAGTTGCCTTTGTCTAGCTGCCACTACAAATACTATACTCTCCACGTATGAAATGTTTTTGTCTTGGACCAAAGGCAAGGGGAGTTCCGAACCACCAGATATAGAGATTCTTGATACCTTAGTGCTTTTTACAGAGAAGAGCTTGTAAAACATGTAAGGTTGGGTTTTGCTTAACCCGGTATACTTAACTGATCATTGACAATTAATAGAGGGTTCCGGGCACGACGACACCGTGCGGAGCAGGGAATTCCTTGCAGAAAAACTTATCGGCCTATATGGCGAAAAGGAGTTACTGTTATGGTAAAATACGTATTTAATAAGTTGAAATCTTTTCTTCCTGTTGCCCTAGTCATTTTTGGCTGGATTGCATTTACATTCGGCATAGTTATCAATGGACATTTTTGTTTGAAGCTTGTGTTGCTGTCAGTTGCTAGGGCCCTGCCCTAAATCCTCCGTTGCGAAATACAGCTAAATAAGAATAAGGTTGGGCTGAGCGCAACCCAACCTTACTTAACCGCAAGTTGAATAGGAAAATACACGATAATGAATAGAATAGATAATCTTCTGTTTTTTAAAAGTAATCTTGATGACACACTCAGAAATCAGTCTGGCCAGATAGCCGCCGAAGTTGATTCGATTCCGAAGGATCAACTACTCGCAACGCCTGAAGACGATATTGTTGATCACATTTATTCATCAATCAAGATCGAGCCTATTGTTTTGCATGAAGATTCAAAAGAGATGGAACAGCACGAGACTAAAATAGATGTAAGCGGATATCGAGAACAATATGTCTCCGTAGATCGAGGCCCAATTTATGTTCCTGGTGTAAAGGTTGTTGTAAGCATCCCGTATACAGGGAATCCTTCTCTCTGGAATCTCAAACCCAATCGCAGCCAGTCAGTATTTCCCCGATCCGATATTCGGCAACCCAACAGAGATGGGATTGGTTATCTTGATATTGTAATCGAACTGCCGGTAGATGAACAACGCGAAAAATTCAGACAACGTTTAGACGACGAACTTAAGAGCATCAGGTTTTACCTTGACTCCCAAAAATCGCAGGTAGAGATGTTTAACTCAACTGCTCCCAAAAACATACTGATAGCTATACAAGCCAGAAAAGAACGTCTAAAGACCCAAGATGGTATCGCAGATTTATTGTAACTATTCAGCGAAAATATTTTAGAATTTAGTTGACAGTCAACATGAGAAAAGGGGGCCGTAGAATTGGTTGGTAGAATAAATGGCTGTGGAGGATGCCACTGTAGCCCATCGGAGGTTTTTGCAAAGAGAGGTGTGGGGTATGTTCGGCCAGAGAATTACAGAGTTTTGTAGGGCGGTAGAGGGTGAAAAAAATGGGTGAAAAAGCCTGTGGTATAATAGCCGCAGGAGATGATTTCAGGCTATTAATACCGGTGCCATCCATTGACGATAGAGAATATAGATATAGATGCAACGCTGCGGAAAGTAGAAAAGCTGCTTTCAGAGGAAAAAGGTCTGTCACCTGCCATAAGGTCAATGATAGAGTTGTTGGTGTTAGTGATAACGCTGCTGGTAGGACGTCTGAACCGGAACAGTCGCAACAGTAGTAAGCCGCCCGCAAGCGATCCGAATCGCACGAGAAAGAGCAGGGCGAAAGGAGAGAGGAAGGCAGGTGGGCAAGAGGGTCATGATGGAGTAACGCTGAAAAAGGTAGCCAATCCTGATAAGGTGGAAGTAATAAAAGTAGACCGGAGGAAGTATCCGAGCGGCAAATACAGGTTGATCGGTTATGAGTCGCGTCAGGTGTTTGATATGAAGATTTCAAGGGTGGTAACGGAGTATCGGGCAGAGATAGTTGAGGATGCGGAGGGAAGTAGGTTTGTAGCGTCATTTCCGGAAGGGGTGACAAAGGCAGTGCAGTATGGGCCGGATTTGAAAGCGCACGCAGTATATATGTCACAGTATCAATTGATACCCTATAAGAGGAT from Candidatus Brocadia sp. includes these protein-coding regions:
- a CDS encoding IS1380 family transposase — encoded protein: MKTIAQNEERRQPKIKTEMSGKGLTVHAGLLPVLTFMGKLLFRQRVQETVRKERGANARYQMVDGVQMVVVGLIAGATSMVQVVKVWSDEVLKKIPGWKEIPVDSTIGRIMKLVSPGDIVELTGIIHRFRGQVWKRAVRSGHTLRSALSDMWIDVDSTVDGVYGDQQGAEVGYNPKKKGQKAYHPMIAFVAETKEILHSWFRCGSAYMGNGIVEFMRECMAYTKKRVRVIFRGDSGFFSGELLDYLESVSAGYLIKVKLKNLVGLLEGQKWEAVEGHAGWEQADFTYRCGEWNRARRFVAVKKLIKIERGGLFPIPVYEYFCYVTTERFGPIEAHWSYGKRATCETWIEECKSQMNAGHLRTGEFLANAALFQCAVLAYNLLKWMALLTGGLVQQWEVKTMRLWLIRVAGKLTKGSRQLTLKLPEKFLHQEEWRAWEGMSLSVVFG